From a region of the Methanolinea sp. genome:
- a CDS encoding AAA family ATPase: MAVRDRIRIVITGKGGVGKTTLTALLARCFADKGMQVLAVDGDPQQNLAATLGIPPDHTITPLAERKGYIEEKIGAGPGRGGLMILNPDIADVVDRFGIPAGKNIRLLVMGGVKNAGSGCLCPEYTLLSAVFRNANVLPDDVVLLDTPAGLEHFGRAVAQGFSLALVVSDRSYNAISVARELRRLASECGIRETVLVVNRVEQGIDRQALREKLGAGFSTIRYIPADPCIARHEPSVVPVFEGQCPVVEAVRALVHDILAGG; encoded by the coding sequence ATGGCTGTTCGCGACCGGATCCGAATCGTCATTACCGGCAAGGGGGGTGTCGGCAAGACCACCCTCACCGCGCTGCTCGCCCGTTGCTTTGCGGATAAGGGAATGCAGGTGCTTGCTGTCGATGGGGACCCGCAGCAGAACCTCGCCGCCACGCTCGGGATCCCTCCGGATCACACCATCACGCCGCTTGCCGAGCGGAAGGGGTATATCGAGGAGAAGATAGGTGCCGGGCCGGGACGCGGCGGCCTGATGATCCTCAATCCCGATATCGCAGACGTTGTCGACCGGTTCGGAATCCCTGCCGGGAAAAACATCCGGCTCCTGGTGATGGGTGGGGTGAAAAATGCGGGCTCCGGGTGTCTTTGCCCGGAATACACCCTTCTCTCCGCGGTGTTCCGGAACGCGAATGTTCTCCCTGACGACGTGGTGCTGCTCGATACCCCGGCAGGGCTCGAACATTTCGGCCGGGCAGTGGCCCAGGGGTTCTCTCTCGCCCTGGTTGTCTCCGACCGATCGTACAACGCGATCTCGGTGGCCAGAGAGCTTCGGCGGCTGGCATCCGAGTGCGGGATACGGGAAACGGTCCTGGTGGTGAACCGGGTCGAACAGGGTATCGACCGCCAGGCGCTGCGGGAAAAACTCGGCGCGGGTTTTTCCACCATCCGGTACATCCCGGCCGATCCATGCATTGCCCGGCATGAACCCTCGGTAGTGCCGGTTTTCGAGGGCCAGTGCCCGGTTGTGGAGGCGGTCCGGGCGCTGGTGCATGATATCCTGGCAGGGGGGTGA